The segment CCACACTTTCGCACCTCAGCGTCAGTATCGAGCCAGTGAGCCGCCTTCGCCACTGGTGTTCCTCCGAATATCTACGAATTTCACCTCTACACTCGGAATTCCACTCACCTCTCTCGAACTCTAGACTAGTAGTTTATGAGGCAGTTCCGAGGTTGAGCCCCGGGATTTCACCCCATACTTTCTAATCCGCCTACGCGCGCTTTACGCCCAGTAATTCCGAACAACGCTAACCCCCTCCGTATTACCGCGGCTGCTGGCACGGAGTTAGCCGGGGTTTCTTTACCAGATACTGTCATTATCATCTCTGGCGAAAGTGCTTTACGACCCTAAGGCCTTCATCACACACGCGGCATGGCTAGATCAGGCTTGCGCCCATTGTCTAAGATTCCCCACTGCTGCCTCCCGTAGGAGTCTGGGCCGTGTCTCAGTCCCAGTGTTGCTGATCATCCTCTAAAACCAGCTATAGATCGTAGACTTGGTAGGCCATTACCCCACCAACTATCTAATCTAACGCGGGCCGATCCTTTCCCGATAAATCTTTCCCCCGAAGGGCTTATACGGTATTACTCTCAGTTTCCCGAGGCTATTCCGTAGAAAAGGGTACGTTCCCACGCGTTACTAACCCGTCCGCCACTACACCCGAAGGTGCCGTTCGACTTGCATGTGTTAGGCCTGCCGCCAGCGTTCGTTCTGAGCCAGGATCAAACTCTCAAGTTGAAAAGCATTACTGCTTATCCTTGACGTTCGAACCTCTGCACATCGTTCTTTGTCTCACCGCTTCACTAATCGATAACAGTCACCCGCCATCTCATAATAAAACGTTAAAACCAAAGAACAGTCTTCTGTCTGATGTACATCAGTTTCCATTGGAAACCGAAGTCCGTCAAACAGTGAAGCTGACACTAGATCATCGGGTTGCCCCTACTAGCGCGATATGCAGCGTCTGTTCATCGATTGAACCAAACCGCCCACATATCTCTTCAGATATTAGCAATGTCAAAGAGCACGAGACAAAAACAAACCAAGATGCGCCCTAACTTTCGGCGCGCCCCGCCTGCAATACCTCTAATTTCCGTCGCCGCCTTCCGATCCGAACCAACCTCGGTGACCTGCGCCACCCCGTCCCGTCCGCCCCGTCCGGCGTCCCGTTAGCACCTCAGCGCCGCCGGTAGGGGGTGTCTAAGGTTTGATGCCAAAGTCCGCAAGCGATTTTTTCATCGATCGTCACTTTTTCTTCAAAAACTCTATTTTCTTAGGAAAATCAGCCGTTTGCGAACCTTTCTTGCGTCGGACCTAGCGTCGCACGCAACATTTTTCCCGCACGTTAAGGGGAGTAATACCCACATCTTGGGTTACCCACAGACTTACCCCCAGCCAGCCGCGCGAGAACGGCGAATCCAAGCGTGACGCGACTCGGATCGCCCGACTCGAGGCGTAAAAAAACCGCCCAAAGGCGGTTTTTAGTCTCCGAACTGCGAATCCGACTTCAGGCGGCGACTCGCTGGCGCTGAGTCCATCGTAGTCGCAGGGTCAACAGCCCGATGATTGCGCCAAAGTACAGCAGCGGTTCGATCTGAAAGCCTTTGACCAGCATCACATAGTGAATCGCCCCCAGCAGCACCGCGCCATAAGTCAGCTTGTGTAGCTTGCGCCAAGTCGGCCCCAACCGACGGACCGACCAGTTGTTCGAAGTAACGGCCAAGGGAATCAGCAGCGCAAAGCCCGCCATCCCCACAGTGATATAAGGACGCTTGAGAATATCGGCCCATATCTGCCCGACGATCTGCACATCCAACACCAGCCAGACCAGCAAATGCAGCGCGACATACGTAAAGGCGATCAGGCCAACGGCGCGGCGAAACTTTAGAAGGTTGACCCCCAGATGCCGCCGCAGCGGTGTGATCGCCAACCCGGCCACCAGCAATTGCAGCGCCAGCTCACCCAGGCGGTGCTCCAGTTCTTTGATGGGTTCAAAACCCAGCCCACCATTGAAGCCCTGCCAGACCAGCCAAACAACCGGCAGCACGCCCACTATATAGAGCGCCCATGCCGGTACGCGGCGAACCGTGCGGTTCAGTGGGTCAACAAGGCTGCGCATCAGTGGAACTCCGCCAGATCCATGCCGTCATACAGGCTGGCCACTTCGTCATAGCCGTTGAACTTGGTCGTTGGCTGGCGTTTGGAAAAGAACCCGCCCCCGACACGCCGCTCGGACGCCTGGCTCCAGCGCGGATGATCCACCTCGGGGTTCACATTACTATAGAAGCCGTATTCGCGGGCGCTCGCCTTATTCCAACTGGTCGGCGGCTCTTTGTCGGTCAGAGTGATGCGTACAATCGACTTGATGGATTTGTAGCCATATTTCCACGGCACCACCAAACGGACCGGCGCCCCGTTCTGATTTGCGATATCGCGGCCATAAATGCCCGTTGCCATCAGGGTCAGCGGATGCCGCGCCTCGTCCAGCCGCAGACCTTCGACATACGGCCATTCCAGAACGCGACTGGACACACCCGGCATTTCATCCGGGCGTAGCGCGGTTTCAAAGGCCACGTATTTCGCGCCCGACTGAACCCCCGCCATATCCAACAGATCCGCCAGTTCAAAACCGTTCCACGGCACAACCATCGACCAGGCCTCAACACAGCGGAACCGGTAGATCCGCTCCTCAATCGTCATCTGCTGCTTGATATCAGCCAGCGCATAGTCGCCGGGCTTATCCACCATGCCGTCGATCTTGATCGTCCAAGGCGCGGTTGTCAGCGACCCGGCATAATTCGCGGGATCTTCCTTGCCGGTTCCGAACTCATAATAGTTGCAGTAGCCGGTGATCTCTTCCCAGCTGTTGGGCTCCATATCCGGGGCGTCCTGCGCCTGCGCGCTTGTGCCGAGCGCCCCCGCTATGCTGCCCGCCGCCAACCCCGCCATAATCTGGCGGCGGTTGAGGAACAGCGCCTCAGGGGTCACGTCATCATGTGTTAGGTCGTTCGTCCAGCGGTAGGCCATCTATCTCTCCTGCATATGTTGAGAAAGATGTAGGCCAATGCCACATATTCACCAAACCACGTCTCGTCACGTTGACGTGCCGGGATTGTAACGTTCACCAGCCCCGCCGAGGTGTTTGGATTTCCGCGCAGCATCCGGCTATACTGACCGCAGCACAATCCGAAAGGTTCGCTATGTTTCGCCCCCTTGCCTTGCTCTGCCTGCTTGCCGGTCCGGTGCTGGCACAGGATGTTGTCACCTATGATACCGATCAAAGCTTTGATGACGTGCTCTTTGGATTGGAGAATGCGATCGTCGATCAGGGGTTGGTGGTCAGTGCGACCAGCCATGTCGGTGAAATGCTGGACCGCACCCGCGCCGATGTCGGATCTGATGTGGTGCTGTTTGAACAGGCCGAGGTGCTTAGCTTTTGTTCCGCGGTTGTGTCACGCAAGGTGATGGAGGTCGATCCACTCAACATCCGGTTTTGCCCCTATGACATTTTCGTCTTTACCAGCCCGGACACGCCAGACCAGACCACCATCGGATTCCGCAGTTTTCCCGAAGGCGCAATGAAAGAGGTCGAGACCCTGCTCGACACCATCACCCGCGCCGCTATCGGATTGGACGACTGACCCAGCGGTGACTTGATTTATCGGAAATGGGTCAGATCGCAGCCCGGTAAACGCGCCCGGCTTAAAAACACAAAATCTCGGCTTCGGCCTGCGCGCGCCGCAAGTCGGCAACAATCACATTGGCCATCGCCGCCGAGCGAAAGATCGACATCCGCTCGCCGCCCGTCAAGCGCAGCGACAGCACTGTCTCGGCCTCGACATATTTATCGTACGGCAGGATCGACGCGATTTCATCAATCGAGCACGAGCAGTTCTCAAGCGCCTGACGGCTTTGTCCATTGCTCGCCATACATCCGAAAACGTAATCCGCCCGTGCCACAGTCGGATAATCGTTCAGGCGCTCTGCCACGCTTTGGGCTGATGCCGGTAGCGCCATTACCCCGGCCAGAGCCACACAGAACCATCTCATTTAGACTCCTCCAGTTCCGAGAAGCTCAGAACAGAGCTATAAACCGGCGCTTCGGCGCCTTGGGCCGCAGCACTTAGCGTCAGATACCAGCCGGGCACGGCATCCGACATTGTGACACTAAGCGCGAGATCTCCGAATCCCTTCATCTTGTCCCGGTTCGGATCCTCGGCAAAGGGGTGCAGAACCACCGTCTGAGTCGACACAATGCGATCCCCGAACTGCGCCTCGCCCTCAATCACATCAGTCGGTGTGATCAGCGCTTCTTTCACCCTGTTACGGATATAGAACGGACTGCCTCCCGCAGATTCGGCCATATCCCGCACCACGGTTTCGACAAAATACATGATGATCGGATTACCGACGCTCGCTGGAAAAGTACCAAGGTTGCGATGCTTGCCATCCCGTTCGAACAGCAGGCTTACCTGTAGCGGCTCTCCGCCCTCAAAGGATAGGGTCACATCGCCAGTGTCGCGCGGCCCCGCTTCGGTGACCAGCGCATTTGTGACATCGCGCTCGTAATGCAGCATTACATCCTTTGACACGGAATCCAGTGTACCGTCGCGAAACAGCAGATCATAGGTCGCCGCTCCATCAGCCTGCGCTGCCGTGCCCAGCATTATGGCCATAGCGACTCCGCACAGGCGTGTTCTCAGTTTCGACATGTCGTGATCCTCCCGGTGTCTGAGCCTAGCCTTCAGCCCGCCGCTGTCATGCGATACTTTTGTCGGTGGCGCGTGGCGCAGGTTCGGCACCGGGCCGGGTCTTCCAGTCAATCAGCGGCCGCAACCGCGACAGCTGTACCGGCTTGGTAAGCACGGTAAAGTCCTCCTCTTCGCCGATGCGAACCAGTGCCGGACCCCTGTCAGCCGTGATCATGATCGCGGGCACCGCCACGCCAGTCGCCGCACGCACCGCCCGGATGGTGTGAACCCCGGTGTCATCGCCGTCCAGCTGATAATCCGCCAGCAGAATATCGGGGGCCATGCCGATATCCGCCACCAGCGCCAACGCCTCTTCGGTGGATCGGGCGGCCAGAACGCTCGCGCCCCAAGTCTCAAGCTTTTGCGTCGTGGCAAACAGCACATAGGGGTCATTTTCGACCACCAGCGCAATCAGGTTCATATCGCCGTCATGGCTGGCCTGTTCCGGCACTTCCCGGACAGGCTGCGTCGGACGTCCCGCCACCATCTCCATCTCGATGGAAAAGACCGATCCAACCCCGGGCTTGGAGCGCACGCTGACCCGGTGGCCCAGATGACGGCAGGTCCGGTCGACAATCGACAGCCCCAGCCCCATGCCTGACCCTGGCGGCACATTGTCTGCGCGGGTGAATTCGTCAAAGATCCGGCCCTGATCCTTGTGTGAGATACCCATCCCGGTATCCCAAACCTGCAACACCACTGACGAGCCACGCTGGCGGCATCCGACCAGGACGCGACCCTTTTCGGTGTACTGGATCGCGTTGACCACAAGGTTCTGCAACGACCGCAACAGATATCGCTGATCACTGCGCACCCAAAGCGAACAGGGCACCACATCCAGCCGCACCCCTTTTTTTGCCGCGACCGGGGCGTGATCTTCGATGATGCCCTGCATCAGCGAATTCAGGCAAACATCCGTCACCGTCAGCGCACTTTCCGTGCTTTCCAGCCTCGAAATGTCCAGCAGCGCATGCAGCAGCGATTCGATCGAGACGAATGACCCCTCTAGCCGCTCGACCGTCGGGCCCAGCGACGTGTTTTGCGACATATCCCACAGGGTCGAGATCAGCAGCTTGGCAGCATTGATCGGTTGCAGCAGATCGTGACTAGCCGCAGCCAGAAACCGTGTCTTGGAGGATACGGCCGCCTCGGCCAGCTCCTTGGCCTTGCGCAATTCCTCTTCGACGTCCGCCTGCGCTTCATATTGCTCGGTCAGACGTTGGTTCGCCTTGGTCAGATCCGATGTACGCTCTTCAACCCGCCGCTCCAGCATTTCTGTGGCGCGGCTTTCCAGCGTGACATCCTTGATATCGACCAGAAACCCACGATCCGGCAACAGATGCGCATGCAGATCCAGCACCCGCCCGCCGCCATGACGCAGCCGTTTGCGCAACCGCCCTTCGGTGCGCAGCCGATACGGCCAGCGGTCGATATCCGTG is part of the Puniceibacterium sp. IMCC21224 genome and harbors:
- the msrQ gene encoding protein-methionine-sulfoxide reductase heme-binding subunit MsrQ, which translates into the protein MRSLVDPLNRTVRRVPAWALYIVGVLPVVWLVWQGFNGGLGFEPIKELEHRLGELALQLLVAGLAITPLRRHLGVNLLKFRRAVGLIAFTYVALHLLVWLVLDVQIVGQIWADILKRPYITVGMAGFALLIPLAVTSNNWSVRRLGPTWRKLHKLTYGAVLLGAIHYVMLVKGFQIEPLLYFGAIIGLLTLRLRWTQRQRVAA
- the msrP gene encoding protein-methionine-sulfoxide reductase catalytic subunit MsrP yields the protein MAYRWTNDLTHDDVTPEALFLNRRQIMAGLAAGSIAGALGTSAQAQDAPDMEPNSWEEITGYCNYYEFGTGKEDPANYAGSLTTAPWTIKIDGMVDKPGDYALADIKQQMTIEERIYRFRCVEAWSMVVPWNGFELADLLDMAGVQSGAKYVAFETALRPDEMPGVSSRVLEWPYVEGLRLDEARHPLTLMATGIYGRDIANQNGAPVRLVVPWKYGYKSIKSIVRITLTDKEPPTSWNKASAREYGFYSNVNPEVDHPRWSQASERRVGGGFFSKRQPTTKFNGYDEVASLYDGMDLAEFH
- a CDS encoding PAS-domain containing protein, with the protein product MINPDDPLDIQVVKQGKIIDALVRRHARQHDVGQSAYAAFQSAIALQGQVWAKTRDLERTSNELELVRFDRERTQANLADALSAMEGGFALFTDGDLQVCNDLFKTLLPDITDRILPGLSMSAYFSALERSGHLVDPDRAIRNQLAEARQGPSGATLLSFVMALTGDRWFQISQQRTSSDNVVILQTEITDIVRQNQSEKDRLIDMQGHYLQAAFDNMTAGICTFSRDGSVMIHNDRFRELLGLPFTLMHQGTTFPQVLAFVQANGLLVQSDITDIDRWPYRLRTEGRLRKRLRHGGGRVLDLHAHLLPDRGFLVDIKDVTLESRATEMLERRVEERTSDLTKANQRLTEQYEAQADVEEELRKAKELAEAAVSSKTRFLAAASHDLLQPINAAKLLISTLWDMSQNTSLGPTVERLEGSFVSIESLLHALLDISRLESTESALTVTDVCLNSLMQGIIEDHAPVAAKKGVRLDVVPCSLWVRSDQRYLLRSLQNLVVNAIQYTEKGRVLVGCRQRGSSVVLQVWDTGMGISHKDQGRIFDEFTRADNVPPGSGMGLGLSIVDRTCRHLGHRVSVRSKPGVGSVFSIEMEMVAGRPTQPVREVPEQASHDGDMNLIALVVENDPYVLFATTQKLETWGASVLAARSTEEALALVADIGMAPDILLADYQLDGDDTGVHTIRAVRAATGVAVPAIMITADRGPALVRIGEEEDFTVLTKPVQLSRLRPLIDWKTRPGAEPAPRATDKSIA